The following proteins are co-located in the Apium graveolens cultivar Ventura chromosome 5, ASM990537v1, whole genome shotgun sequence genome:
- the LOC141660771 gene encoding uncharacterized protein LOC141660771 — MRFGIPIVLVSDNGPQFTGTDFEAYLIELGIKHKRSYVAHLQGNGQVEVTNRTILRGLEKRLEESKKTWPEELPKVLWEYRTTPRIGTGETPFKLAYGSRARLLVETGSLSHKVINFDELSNIEGQRTNQELLDEVRDREI, encoded by the coding sequence ATGAGGTTTGGGATCCCCATAGTCTTGGTCTCGGACAACGGACCTCAGTTCACGGGCACGGACTTCGAAGCATATCTTATAGAGCTCGGGATCAAGCACAAGAGGTCTTATGTAGCACACTTGCAGGGAAATGGGCAGGTTGAAGTGACAAATAGGACCATTCTCCGGGGGCTGGAGAAAAGGCTTGAAGAGTCCAAAAAGACCTGGCCAGAGGAGCTTCCAAAGGTGTTGTGGGAATATAGAACCACTCCCAGAATAGGAACCGGGGAAACCCCCTTCAAGCTGGCTTATGGTTCAAGGGCTAGACTCCTAGTTGAAACCGGATCCCTCTCTCACAAGGTCATTAACTTCGATGAACTATCCAATATTGAAGGCCAAAGAACCAACCAGGAACTCCTCGATGAAGTAAGAGACAGGGAAATATAG